From the Alloalcanivorax dieselolei B5 genome, one window contains:
- a CDS encoding DUF1963 domain-containing protein has product MAHIETRTFSIEIPGQFGFVRPLWESVRAEYETDDDIVMINAGVDDDHLLSQHHGDHFATRFREYCLSRRGQVEITAEYSLTVHGRAARVITARNGQGDAFYFTGIEMDAGHHFELTGDCLVTEERIWFPLFEQTLMSVQLFGDPAAALADQRQGVEALLARPQSKTREEATPDPPPFNVPADHREYFDIDDHGFDFLPESEYYISAHGHTGGDLMIDLKARARDHDDAVHGAFLNDYDDGEIALRFSLNGIYHPDAPQGRISFDADRDTAGAAYLWKDGFHYSIELYGELTLIDGWVGFEGYLRDDLEKRSHKLRIAKRLPLEQLDWHHYRFTAMAELRQAPKTLPRHVSLSNLTGADLPPGLFGYTSLESLTVQYNPADRSADGLRALPDDIARLRHLHTLYLSNARALHGLPPALATLPELERLMVSGSGITAIADGILDLPKLNTCLLDGNPLERLPDTFSPSLRSLSLAGNKLTTIPAALAALPELRHLDLQGNPLSDLPQDLRDLPGLKLELEKKQALFDYRYPGADGLGTVPFDKRLFLARHDEALNTLLAQALCDEQWAPYRHDLINLARRTVALATSEADDYSEVGNTRFGGLPDLPAGEPYPRLHGDDSPGYQFIAQLNCGELAPYQDYLPRSGLLSFFISDQENPRALVRYHCGPVSTLRSAADLNLTDDDIGDDHGLYSPFRARAGLSVSLPHFYSDQDYYRDAPSLAPLEDQFELTETLTETLKNALIEAATVPPVHAVNSFVFKQHDTPEIEAALALGGEQDDFMVLLRVSSDNNPGFCFWDAGEIYFVIHKSDLAKADFANVYCGLESS; this is encoded by the coding sequence ATGGCGCACATCGAAACCCGCACTTTCTCAATCGAGATCCCCGGCCAGTTCGGATTCGTCCGCCCATTATGGGAAAGTGTGCGGGCGGAATATGAAACCGATGACGACATCGTGATGATCAACGCCGGCGTCGACGATGACCATCTACTGAGCCAACATCACGGCGATCATTTCGCCACGCGATTCCGGGAATATTGTCTATCCCGGCGGGGTCAGGTGGAGATCACCGCCGAATACTCCCTTACCGTGCACGGCCGCGCCGCCCGAGTGATCACCGCGCGGAACGGTCAGGGGGATGCGTTTTACTTCACCGGTATCGAGATGGACGCTGGCCATCACTTCGAACTGACCGGTGATTGCCTGGTTACAGAGGAAAGGATCTGGTTCCCATTGTTCGAGCAGACGCTGATGAGTGTCCAACTTTTCGGTGATCCCGCCGCCGCGCTCGCCGACCAGAGACAAGGCGTGGAGGCCCTGCTCGCCCGACCTCAGTCCAAAACGCGCGAAGAGGCCACCCCCGATCCACCGCCATTCAACGTGCCCGCGGATCACCGCGAGTACTTCGATATCGATGATCACGGCTTCGACTTTCTGCCGGAAAGCGAATATTACATCAGCGCCCACGGCCACACCGGCGGCGATCTGATGATCGACCTAAAGGCCCGGGCGCGAGACCATGATGACGCCGTTCATGGCGCCTTTCTCAACGACTATGACGACGGTGAGATCGCCCTGCGCTTTTCCCTGAATGGCATCTATCACCCTGATGCGCCACAAGGCCGGATTAGCTTCGATGCGGATCGGGATACCGCTGGCGCCGCTTACCTGTGGAAAGACGGCTTCCATTACAGCATCGAGCTGTACGGCGAGCTGACTCTGATCGACGGCTGGGTGGGCTTCGAGGGCTACCTGCGTGACGACCTTGAAAAACGAAGTCATAAGTTAAGGATCGCCAAGCGCCTGCCACTGGAACAGTTGGACTGGCATCACTACCGTTTCACCGCCATGGCGGAATTACGGCAAGCGCCGAAAACCCTGCCCCGTCATGTGTCGCTGAGCAACCTCACCGGCGCGGACTTGCCCCCGGGCCTGTTCGGCTATACTTCGCTGGAATCGCTCACCGTGCAATACAACCCGGCGGATCGGAGCGCCGATGGTCTGCGTGCATTACCCGACGACATCGCCCGGCTGCGCCATCTGCACACCCTGTATTTGAGCAATGCGCGGGCTCTCCACGGCCTGCCCCCGGCGCTGGCGACCTTGCCCGAGCTGGAGCGTCTTATGGTCAGCGGCAGCGGTATCACCGCCATAGCCGATGGGATCCTGGATTTACCGAAGCTGAACACCTGTCTGCTCGACGGCAACCCGTTGGAGCGGCTTCCCGACACCTTCTCGCCCAGCCTGCGCAGCCTGTCTCTGGCGGGCAACAAGCTCACCACGATACCCGCCGCCCTGGCCGCGCTACCCGAATTGCGTCATCTGGATCTTCAGGGCAACCCTTTGAGCGACTTGCCGCAAGACCTGCGGGATCTGCCGGGCCTGAAGCTGGAACTGGAGAAAAAGCAGGCGCTGTTCGACTATCGTTACCCGGGCGCCGACGGGCTCGGTACCGTGCCTTTCGACAAGCGTCTTTTCCTCGCCCGCCACGACGAAGCCCTCAACACGCTATTGGCGCAGGCTTTGTGCGACGAGCAATGGGCGCCGTATCGACACGACCTGATCAACCTGGCCCGCCGGACCGTGGCACTGGCCACCAGCGAAGCGGATGATTACAGCGAGGTCGGCAATACCCGCTTCGGCGGGCTGCCGGACCTGCCAGCGGGCGAGCCCTACCCGAGGTTGCACGGCGACGACAGCCCTGGCTATCAGTTCATCGCTCAACTCAATTGCGGAGAACTGGCCCCGTATCAGGACTATTTGCCCCGTAGCGGCCTGCTGTCTTTCTTCATCAGTGATCAGGAAAATCCCCGGGCGCTGGTGCGCTATCACTGCGGCCCCGTTTCAACGCTGCGTTCCGCCGCCGACCTGAACCTGACCGACGACGACATCGGTGACGACCACGGTCTCTACTCCCCGTTTCGGGCCCGGGCTGGCCTGAGCGTCAGCCTGCCGCACTTCTATTCCGATCAGGACTACTATCGCGACGCGCCCTCCCTGGCGCCACTGGAAGACCAGTTCGAATTGACCGAAACATTGACCGAAACATTGAAAAACGCGCTCATCGAGGCCGCCACCGTTCCGCCGGTGCATGCCGTCAACAGTTTCGTGTTCAAGCAGCACGACACCCCGGAAATCGAAGCCGCCCTGGCTCTGGGGGGCGAACAGGACGACTTCATGGTGCTATTGCGGGTCTCCTCCGACAACAACCCCGGATTCTGCTTCTGGGATGCCGGGGAAATTTATTTCGTGATTCATAAGAGCGATCTGGCCAAAGCGGATTTTGCCAACGTCTATTGCGGACTGGAGAGCAGTTGA
- a CDS encoding dihydrolipoamide acetyltransferase family protein → MSYFTLPDLGEGLQEAEVIEWHVQEGDEVNVDQVLLSVETAKAIVDIPAPKAGVVARRFVAEGDLVHTGEPLLAFEGEEDTSQSVVGELASEQDGDRDDFIIGAAAGSQGGPGAAPAIRALAQHLGVDLQRLKGSGPGGTITLNDVQQHARLKQSHGDSTPLKGVARSMAKTMASAGQQVVPVSLFDQVSIHHWAAGTDIMLRLIRAIVAGCRAEPAANAWFDGDQLSMRKVEKIDLGIAVDTPDGLFVPVLRDVANRDDDDLREGLDHLRRDVEQRKIPPKELQGATLSLSNFGTLGGRFATPVVVPPQVAIVGAGKAFTQPGFNNGEVFEDKQLPLSLTFDHRALNGGQAARFLAALLQSLAN, encoded by the coding sequence ATGAGCTACTTCACCCTGCCGGATCTGGGCGAAGGCCTTCAGGAAGCGGAAGTGATCGAATGGCATGTCCAGGAAGGCGATGAAGTGAACGTGGACCAGGTGCTGCTGAGCGTGGAGACGGCCAAGGCCATCGTCGATATTCCGGCGCCCAAGGCCGGTGTCGTTGCCCGCCGCTTTGTCGCCGAAGGCGATCTGGTGCACACCGGAGAGCCGCTGCTGGCCTTCGAGGGCGAGGAGGACACCAGCCAGAGCGTGGTGGGGGAACTGGCCAGTGAACAGGACGGCGACCGTGATGACTTTATCATCGGCGCCGCCGCCGGCAGCCAGGGCGGCCCTGGCGCGGCGCCGGCGATCCGCGCCCTGGCCCAACATCTCGGCGTGGATCTGCAACGCCTCAAGGGCAGCGGCCCCGGCGGCACCATCACGCTCAATGATGTGCAGCAACACGCCAGACTGAAACAAAGCCACGGTGACAGCACCCCGCTCAAAGGGGTCGCCCGCAGCATGGCCAAAACCATGGCCAGCGCCGGCCAACAGGTGGTGCCGGTGAGTCTGTTCGACCAGGTCAGCATTCATCATTGGGCCGCCGGCACCGACATCATGCTGCGCCTGATCCGCGCCATCGTCGCCGGCTGCCGGGCGGAACCAGCGGCCAACGCCTGGTTTGACGGCGATCAACTGAGCATGCGCAAAGTGGAAAAGATCGATCTGGGGATTGCCGTGGATACCCCGGACGGCCTGTTCGTGCCGGTGCTGCGCGACGTCGCTAACCGGGATGACGACGATCTCCGCGAAGGCCTCGACCACCTGCGCCGGGATGTGGAACAGCGCAAGATCCCGCCGAAGGAACTGCAAGGGGCCACGCTGTCACTGAGCAACTTCGGTACGCTCGGCGGCCGTTTCGCCACGCCCGTGGTGGTCCCCCCACAAGTGGCCATTGTCGGTGCCGGCAAGGCCTTCACCCAGCCCGGATTCAACAACGGCGAGGTATTCGAGGACAAACAACTGCCGCTATCGCTGACCTTCGATCACCGGGCCCTGAACGGCGGCCAGGCGGCGCGCTTTCTCGCGGCCCTGCTGCAATCGCTGGCAAACTAG
- a CDS encoding alpha-ketoacid dehydrogenase subunit beta — protein MAELQTHSAHAVPMNLLEAVNRALARAMAEDDSVVLLGEDIGTNGGVFRATEGLKQQFGCRRVMDTPLAENLIAGLAVGMASQGLKPVAEIQFMGFIYAALEQILSHAARLRNRTRGRLSCPLVIRAPYGGGIHAPEHHSESTEALFAHIPGLRVVMPSSPARAHGLLLAAIQCPDPVIFLEPKRLYRLKRLPVVADGDPLPLDTCFTLRTGDDLTLISWGAAIHETLGAADQLAADGINAEVIDVACLNPLDRDTLVASVSRTGRAVIVHEAPGHGGMGAEIAATLANQALLHLRAPVERVTGYDCPMPYFQLEQHYLPDEERIVAAAKRTLAY, from the coding sequence ATGGCTGAACTGCAAACCCACAGCGCCCACGCCGTACCGATGAATCTGCTGGAAGCGGTCAACCGCGCCCTGGCGCGGGCCATGGCCGAGGATGACAGCGTGGTGCTGCTCGGCGAGGACATCGGCACCAACGGCGGCGTGTTCCGCGCCACCGAGGGACTCAAGCAACAATTCGGCTGCCGCCGGGTGATGGACACGCCGCTGGCGGAGAACCTGATCGCCGGCCTGGCCGTGGGCATGGCCAGTCAGGGGCTCAAACCGGTGGCGGAGATCCAGTTCATGGGCTTCATCTACGCTGCCCTGGAGCAGATCCTCAGCCACGCCGCCCGTTTGCGCAACCGCACCCGCGGCCGGCTCAGCTGCCCGCTGGTGATACGGGCACCCTACGGCGGCGGCATTCACGCGCCGGAGCACCACAGCGAAAGCACCGAGGCGTTATTTGCTCATATCCCCGGCCTGCGTGTGGTGATGCCGTCCTCCCCGGCCCGCGCCCACGGCCTGCTGCTGGCCGCCATCCAGTGTCCGGACCCGGTGATCTTCCTGGAGCCGAAGCGGCTGTACCGGCTGAAACGGCTGCCGGTGGTGGCGGACGGCGATCCCCTGCCGCTGGATACCTGTTTCACCCTGCGCACTGGCGACGATCTCACCCTGATCAGCTGGGGCGCGGCCATCCACGAAACCCTGGGCGCCGCCGATCAACTGGCGGCGGACGGCATCAACGCCGAAGTGATCGACGTGGCCTGTCTCAACCCATTGGACCGGGATACCCTGGTGGCATCGGTGAGCCGCACCGGCCGTGCCGTGATTGTTCATGAAGCCCCCGGGCACGGCGGCATGGGTGCTGAAATCGCCGCCACCCTCGCCAACCAGGCGCTGCTGCACCTGCGCGCTCCGGTGGAGCGGGTCACCGGCTACGATTGTCCGATGCCCTATTTTCAACTGGAGCAGCATTATCTGCCGGATGAGGAACGGATCGTGGCGGCGGCGAAACGGACGCTGGCGTATTGA
- the pdhA gene encoding pyruvate dehydrogenase (acetyl-transferring) E1 component subunit alpha, whose protein sequence is MRTDHDNRRVAGYKTMALIRHFDKKAVNLQRTGRLGTYASCLGAEAIGTAAGLALTRDDYFVPYYRDHATLYLRGVPLHQILQYWGGDERGNAFPADSDARRDLPYCVPIATQLTQAAGIASAAKLRHEHAAVLATCGDGATSRGDFYETLNVAGVWQLPLVVLINNNQWAISVPRGLQTACASLADKAVAAGIPGVQVDGNDLDALLEVLDDALERARAGKGATLIEAISYRLSDHTTADDASRYRKASDLHRAWQNEPVRRLRDTLAEAGLWDAQRETDWQQQCERTVEEAIDTYLNLPPAPATDMLDYLYAELPAALRDQRSALAAVDQEVRHG, encoded by the coding sequence ATGAGAACCGACCATGACAACCGCCGGGTGGCGGGCTACAAGACCATGGCGTTGATCCGTCACTTCGATAAAAAAGCGGTGAACCTGCAACGCACCGGGCGGCTGGGCACCTACGCCTCCTGCCTGGGCGCCGAAGCGATCGGCACCGCCGCCGGGCTGGCGCTGACCCGGGACGATTACTTCGTGCCCTACTACCGCGACCATGCCACGCTTTATCTGCGCGGCGTGCCGCTGCACCAAATCCTGCAGTATTGGGGCGGCGACGAACGCGGCAACGCCTTTCCCGCCGACAGCGACGCCCGCCGCGACCTGCCCTACTGCGTACCCATCGCCACCCAGTTGACCCAGGCCGCCGGCATCGCCAGCGCCGCCAAGCTGCGCCACGAGCACGCCGCGGTGCTCGCCACCTGCGGCGACGGCGCCACCTCACGGGGTGATTTTTACGAAACACTCAACGTGGCCGGCGTTTGGCAACTGCCGCTGGTGGTGCTGATCAACAACAATCAGTGGGCCATCTCCGTGCCCCGAGGGCTGCAGACCGCCTGCGCCAGTCTGGCCGACAAGGCGGTGGCCGCCGGCATCCCCGGCGTGCAGGTGGACGGCAACGACCTGGATGCCCTGCTCGAAGTACTGGACGACGCCCTTGAGCGGGCCCGTGCCGGCAAGGGCGCCACTCTGATCGAAGCGATCAGCTACCGGCTCAGCGATCACACCACCGCCGACGATGCCAGCCGCTACCGCAAGGCCAGTGACCTGCACCGGGCCTGGCAGAACGAGCCGGTGCGGCGCCTGCGCGACACCCTGGCCGAGGCCGGTCTGTGGGACGCGCAGCGGGAAACCGACTGGCAACAACAGTGCGAGCGCACCGTGGAAGAGGCCATCGACACCTATCTGAATCTGCCCCCGGCCCCGGCCACCGACATGCTCGATTACCTTTACGCGGAATTACCCGCCGCCCTGCGCGATCAACGCAGCGCCCTGGCGGCGGTGGACCAGGAGGTGCGTCATGGCTGA
- a CDS encoding Leu/Phe/Val dehydrogenase, whose amino-acid sequence MFANLERTNVAELHLHRDPHSGLRALIAIHSTQLGPAVGGCRCLRYDDEDAALQDVTRLARGMSYKAALAGLPLGGGKAVILEPPDGYDRGALYRAFGRAVESLNGRYTTAVDAGTRLEDLDQVARTTRHVWGYSGDGLDPSPLTALGVFAALDASVRQRLGRDSLRGLHFAVQGVGHVGSRLALLLTRAGARLTLADADAKRASELAARLGARIVAPDAIYDVPCDGFVPCALGAVLNRATIARLRAPLVAGSANNQLAGDEDGERLRRRDILYAPDYVTNAGGLIALALGHSGAGRTRIRQQVLAIGTTLTRIFREAERAGWSTSATADDLAEQRLNGHRNVA is encoded by the coding sequence ATGTTCGCTAACCTCGAACGGACCAACGTTGCCGAGCTGCACCTGCATCGTGATCCGCACTCCGGGCTGCGTGCCCTTATCGCCATTCACTCCACCCAACTGGGTCCCGCCGTCGGCGGCTGCCGCTGCCTGCGCTACGACGACGAGGACGCCGCTCTGCAAGACGTCACCCGCCTGGCCCGGGGCATGAGCTACAAGGCCGCCCTCGCCGGACTGCCCCTGGGTGGCGGCAAGGCGGTGATTCTGGAACCGCCGGACGGCTATGACCGGGGTGCCCTGTACCGGGCCTTCGGCCGCGCCGTGGAAAGCCTCAACGGCCGCTACACCACCGCCGTGGATGCCGGCACCCGCCTCGAGGACCTGGACCAGGTTGCCCGTACCACCCGTCATGTCTGGGGCTACAGCGGCGACGGCCTGGACCCTTCACCGCTCACCGCCCTGGGCGTGTTCGCCGCCCTCGACGCCAGCGTGCGCCAGCGGCTGGGCCGGGACAGCCTGCGCGGCCTGCACTTCGCCGTGCAGGGCGTGGGGCACGTGGGCAGCCGCCTGGCCCTGCTGCTGACCCGGGCCGGCGCCCGTCTCACCCTGGCCGACGCCGATGCCAAACGGGCCAGCGAACTGGCCGCCCGGCTGGGGGCCAGAATCGTCGCTCCCGACGCCATCTACGACGTGCCCTGCGACGGCTTCGTGCCCTGCGCCCTGGGCGCCGTACTCAACCGCGCCACCATCGCCCGACTGCGCGCGCCGCTGGTGGCGGGCAGCGCCAATAATCAACTGGCCGGGGACGAGGACGGTGAACGGCTGCGCCGGCGAGACATCCTCTATGCCCCGGATTACGTCACCAACGCCGGCGGCCTGATCGCCCTGGCTCTGGGGCACTCCGGTGCTGGCCGGACCCGCATCCGCCAGCAGGTGCTCGCCATCGGCACCACCCTGACGCGGATCTTTCGCGAAGCGGAACGGGCCGGCTGGTCCACCAGTGCCACCGCCGACGATCTGGCGGAACAACGGCTCAATGGCCACCGCAACGTGGCCTGA
- a CDS encoding BaiN/RdsA family NAD(P)/FAD-dependent oxidoreductase yields the protein MAEQYDVVIIGAGAAGLMCAATAGYRGASVLVLDHANKPGKKILMSGGGRCNFTNLNTTQAHFVSANPHFCKSALSRYTPWHFVELVERHGIEHVEKAPGQLFCADSSKAIVEMLLTECEWAGVRIRLNTAVTHINDQPVGKPGAGRAEGAFTLRTSEGVVRAGKLVIASGGLSIPSMGASPFGYKVAEQFGLNVLPTRAALVPFTLQPADKAWLAELSGVSAEVCAEAGGRSFSEPMLITHRGLSGPAMLQVSAFWQAGADVTVDWLPMLADPYAALLEERKQHPNGTVERWLRSFFSQRLAAALVARFDWRGPLQHHANEHLASIAAVLKGWRFKPSGTEGYRTAEVTLGGVDTDAVSSKTFEVKTVPGLYFIGEVLDVTGQLGGFNFQWAWASAVAANTVDS from the coding sequence ATGGCGGAACAGTACGACGTGGTGATCATCGGCGCCGGTGCCGCCGGGCTGATGTGCGCCGCCACCGCCGGCTACCGGGGCGCCTCGGTGCTGGTGCTGGATCACGCCAACAAGCCCGGCAAGAAAATTCTCATGTCCGGCGGCGGGCGCTGCAATTTCACCAATCTCAACACCACGCAGGCCCATTTCGTTTCCGCCAATCCGCACTTCTGCAAATCCGCGTTGAGCCGCTATACCCCCTGGCATTTCGTCGAGCTGGTGGAGCGGCACGGCATCGAGCATGTGGAAAAGGCGCCGGGGCAGCTGTTCTGTGCCGACTCCAGCAAAGCGATTGTGGAGATGCTGCTCACCGAGTGTGAATGGGCCGGCGTCAGGATCCGGTTGAACACGGCGGTAACGCACATCAACGATCAGCCGGTGGGCAAACCGGGTGCCGGGCGGGCGGAAGGGGCCTTTACGCTGCGTACCAGCGAAGGCGTGGTGCGCGCCGGCAAACTGGTCATTGCCAGTGGCGGGCTCTCCATTCCCTCCATGGGGGCGAGCCCGTTTGGCTATAAAGTGGCGGAACAGTTCGGTCTGAACGTGTTGCCGACCCGCGCCGCGCTGGTGCCCTTCACGCTGCAACCCGCGGACAAGGCATGGCTGGCGGAACTCAGTGGTGTCAGCGCCGAGGTTTGCGCGGAAGCCGGGGGCCGGTCTTTCTCCGAGCCCATGTTGATCACGCACCGGGGCTTGTCCGGGCCGGCCATGCTGCAGGTGTCCGCGTTCTGGCAAGCGGGTGCCGACGTTACCGTGGACTGGTTGCCGATGCTGGCGGACCCGTACGCGGCTCTGCTGGAAGAGCGCAAGCAACATCCCAACGGTACCGTGGAGCGCTGGTTACGCTCGTTTTTTTCCCAGCGTTTGGCGGCGGCTCTGGTGGCGCGGTTCGATTGGCGAGGGCCCTTGCAGCACCATGCCAACGAACACCTGGCCAGCATCGCCGCCGTGCTCAAGGGCTGGCGTTTCAAACCCTCCGGCACCGAAGGCTACCGCACCGCCGAAGTCACCCTCGGCGGTGTCGATACCGACGCCGTCTCCTCCAAAACCTTCGAAGTCAAAACCGTTCCCGGCCTTTATTTCATCGGCGAAGTGCTCGACGTCACCGGCCAGCTTGGTGGTTTCAATTTTCAATGGGCCTGGGCCAGCGCGGTGGCGGCAAATACAGTTGACAGTTGA